From the genome of Hyalangium minutum:
CTCGCGCCGGGCTCTAGGTGGACGCAGGGCCCGTCCAGGTGAGCTCGTACTCGCTGTCGAGCGTCCCCGTCACCCGGCTCCGCACCTCCACGCCTTCCAGGCGCAGGGTCTCCATCAGGCACAGGAGCGCGCCCTCGTGGTACGCGGCGGGCATGAAGTCGCGCTTCATGACGAGCCGGCAGTGGCGGGGCCCCAGCCACTGCACGGTCCGCTCGCCGTAGCTCGTCGTGGTCCGGAAGAGCACGGGCAGGCTCGACAGCACGCGCCGCGGCTCGCTGAACGAGAAGGAGAGGAAGGTCTTCCCCGCGCTCGAGCCCAGGAAGTCCTTCATGCCCCGCTTGCCGAGCTTCCGC
Proteins encoded in this window:
- a CDS encoding TIGR02265 family protein, producing MTPSFSHEPAGSSPPAIAHDVAAQMEMPLNALLDLKKRLALATPTDTVRGLFFSGVLDTVRYLATEREERHCSKLLGQAPYFDFLPYAIPDFLRLVYMGAQCLSTRDEDFSGALRKLGKRGMKDFLGSSAGKTFLSFSFSEPRRVLSSLPVLFRTTTSYGERTVQWLGPRHCRLVMKRDFMPAAYHEGALLCLMETLRLEGVEVRSRVTGTLDSEYELTWTGPAST